The following proteins come from a genomic window of Pirellula staleyi DSM 6068:
- a CDS encoding UvrB/UvrC motif-containing protein, producing MAHNEHIDRILRDWPFDPNGISVRKTKGNDGREVLQMRLDLGLLQLEISGRPDGSRPEGAETYFDYLVGRALEAVPEGEYEMSEEECEQADREFVQYYHRRICWLALREFDEAVLDADHTLGLMDFCRDHSPDDQWTMSHEQYRPFVLFHRTQAAALAALADRGAEVAVEELNAGLERIREVFAQYEAEEEYTDDELVTRLIELRESLRQHFHVGRTLQEQLEEAVATEKYELAAQLRDELQKRNPPR from the coding sequence ATGGCACACAACGAACATATCGACCGCATTCTTCGCGACTGGCCTTTCGATCCCAACGGAATCAGTGTGCGCAAAACGAAGGGGAACGATGGTCGCGAGGTACTTCAAATGCGACTCGATCTGGGGCTATTGCAGCTCGAGATCTCCGGACGCCCCGATGGTAGTAGGCCTGAAGGGGCCGAAACCTACTTCGACTATCTCGTAGGCCGCGCCCTCGAAGCGGTTCCCGAAGGGGAATACGAGATGAGCGAAGAAGAATGCGAGCAAGCCGACCGCGAATTCGTGCAGTACTATCATCGCCGCATCTGCTGGCTAGCACTCCGCGAATTCGACGAAGCGGTGCTCGACGCCGACCACACACTCGGTCTGATGGACTTTTGCCGCGATCATTCGCCCGACGATCAGTGGACGATGTCACACGAGCAATATCGCCCCTTTGTGCTCTTTCACCGCACGCAAGCCGCTGCGCTCGCAGCCTTGGCCGACCGAGGAGCTGAAGTGGCCGTGGAAGAGCTCAATGCTGGTCTCGAGCGAATTCGCGAGGTCTTTGCCCAGTACGAAGCGGAAGAAGAGTACACCGACGACGAACTCGTCACCCGCCTGATTGAGCTCCGCGAATCGTTGCGGCAGCACTTCCACGTGGGTCGAACCCTGCAAGAGCAACTCGAAGAAGCCGTGGCGACTGAGAAGTACGAACTCGCCGCACAGCTGCGTGACGAACTTCAAAAGCGAAACCCGCCACGCTAA
- a CDS encoding acyl-CoA dehydrogenase family protein, which yields MTVKSREQQMADAEEILGDRLHSESFAKGLFFGEYAADRLPAYPPDSGPHEVDVLVHQLIDFCKTSVDPVLIDREAKIPDSVIAGLGKLGVLGACLPRESGGLGLSQTAYCRLLEVLGGHCGSTALFVNAHHSIGPRAVVLFGTKQQQTKWLPKLASGEWISAFALTEPGAGSDAANVQTTATPSADGQSFILNGEKRWITNGGIANVLTVMARTPDASGKGKISAFLVTPDMPGFHVLEQRMDKLGVRGTATGRLAFRDCVVPRENMLGPEGKGLKVALTVLDFGRVTFGASCTGAAKFCVDRAVDHVQRRVQFDEPLARFELVQQKIAAMTAGQFAMEACTYQTAAMIDHGSDDFMLETAMLKVFATETLWTILNDTFQLHGGLAYFTDQPFERMLRDARINTIGEGANDVLRVFSSLVGMRDVGLELEGVLHAVMHPLSRWTNIGRFAGRKLSQLMASPSVPIRHPELDDEATHLGHLIQRFGSEVEWALRTFQKEIVDRQYVLSRLGDTAIDLYASICTLRRMDHLISSRSHHDGDAGNGHSSPGNPLPLATQLMAGRYFLSQSRRKIKRLLTELHDNDDERTTELARKMLPVVAK from the coding sequence ATGACGGTGAAATCGCGCGAACAGCAAATGGCGGATGCCGAGGAGATTCTCGGCGATCGTTTGCACAGCGAAAGCTTTGCAAAAGGGCTATTCTTTGGGGAATATGCTGCGGATCGGCTCCCTGCCTATCCACCCGACTCGGGCCCCCACGAAGTGGACGTACTAGTCCACCAACTCATCGATTTTTGCAAGACATCGGTCGATCCGGTGTTGATCGACCGTGAGGCCAAGATTCCCGACAGCGTGATTGCTGGTCTTGGAAAACTAGGTGTCCTAGGAGCTTGCCTGCCGCGCGAAAGTGGCGGGTTAGGATTATCGCAAACTGCCTACTGCCGACTCCTCGAAGTGCTTGGTGGACATTGTGGCAGTACGGCCCTGTTTGTGAATGCTCACCACTCGATTGGGCCACGCGCTGTGGTGCTGTTCGGCACCAAGCAGCAGCAAACGAAGTGGCTTCCCAAGCTTGCGAGTGGCGAGTGGATTTCGGCCTTCGCGCTCACCGAGCCGGGGGCTGGAAGCGATGCCGCCAATGTGCAAACCACAGCGACTCCGTCGGCTGATGGCCAAAGCTTTATCCTGAATGGCGAAAAGCGGTGGATCACCAACGGTGGTATCGCTAATGTGCTGACGGTGATGGCACGCACCCCCGATGCCAGTGGGAAAGGAAAAATTAGCGCCTTCCTCGTCACCCCAGACATGCCCGGCTTTCACGTGCTGGAACAGCGCATGGATAAACTGGGCGTACGCGGAACAGCGACAGGTCGACTCGCGTTTCGCGATTGTGTTGTTCCTCGCGAGAACATGCTGGGGCCGGAAGGAAAAGGCTTGAAGGTTGCACTAACGGTGCTCGATTTTGGTCGCGTAACGTTTGGAGCAAGCTGCACCGGCGCGGCGAAGTTCTGCGTCGATCGTGCTGTGGACCATGTGCAGCGGCGCGTGCAGTTTGATGAGCCCTTGGCGCGGTTCGAACTGGTGCAGCAGAAGATTGCCGCCATGACAGCGGGCCAGTTTGCGATGGAGGCTTGCACGTATCAAACCGCAGCGATGATCGATCATGGCAGCGACGACTTCATGCTCGAAACGGCGATGCTGAAGGTCTTCGCCACCGAAACTTTGTGGACAATTTTGAACGACACGTTTCAGCTGCATGGTGGGCTAGCCTATTTCACCGACCAGCCTTTCGAACGGATGCTGCGCGACGCGCGGATCAACACGATTGGCGAAGGGGCCAACGATGTGCTGCGCGTGTTCAGTTCGCTTGTCGGAATGCGCGATGTGGGTCTCGAACTTGAAGGGGTGCTACATGCCGTCATGCACCCTCTCTCGCGGTGGACCAACATTGGCCGCTTTGCCGGTCGAAAACTGAGTCAGCTGATGGCGAGCCCCTCGGTTCCGATTCGGCATCCCGAACTCGACGATGAGGCAACGCATCTGGGGCACCTCATTCAGCGGTTTGGGAGCGAAGTCGAATGGGCTTTGAGGACCTTCCAAAAAGAAATCGTCGATAGGCAGTATGTCCTGTCGCGTCTGGGGGACACTGCAATCGACCTCTATGCCAGCATCTGCACACTACGACGGATGGACCACTTGATCAGTTCGCGTAGTCATCACGATGGGGATGCAGGAAATGGCCATTCATCGCCGGGAAATCCGCTGCCGCTGGCAACGCAGCTCATGGCGGGGCGTTATTTCCTGAGCCAGTCACGTCGCAAAATCAAGCGACTTTTGACAGAGCTTCACGACAACGACGACGAGCGAACCACCGAGCTCGCTCGCAAGATGTTGCCTGTGGTGGCAAAGTAG
- the rpsU gene encoding 30S ribosomal protein S21: MVKLIVRDRESIQEAVRRFRKLVERSGIKKEMRRREYYEKPSEIRRRARLRAERRSRRTRLTPGA; encoded by the coding sequence ATGGTTAAGTTGATTGTTCGCGACCGCGAGAGCATTCAAGAAGCGGTCCGCCGGTTCCGTAAGTTGGTGGAACGTAGCGGCATCAAGAAGGAAATGCGTCGTCGAGAATACTACGAGAAGCCAAGCGAAATTCGCCGTCGTGCACGTCTGCGTGCCGAACGCCGTTCGCGCCGCACTCGCTTGACACCCGGCGCCTAG
- a CDS encoding FHA domain-containing protein: protein MYGELVPVGGGDPIPLLKTTLTVGRRESCDVVLRFGNVSGQHCQLTVESGYWFVQDLNSQNGVKVNGQRVSRKRVDPGDEISMAKHAYRLHYTPTDLGANGPPPADETEFSSIMGKSLLDRAGLARKAAPMPGRYNPSNDAAGQMRKRTDD, encoded by the coding sequence ATGTACGGGGAACTGGTTCCAGTAGGTGGTGGCGATCCGATCCCACTCCTAAAGACAACCCTGACCGTCGGTCGACGCGAAAGTTGCGATGTCGTTTTGCGATTCGGCAACGTTTCAGGACAGCATTGTCAGCTGACCGTCGAGAGCGGCTATTGGTTCGTTCAGGACCTCAATAGCCAAAACGGCGTGAAGGTGAATGGCCAGCGTGTTTCGCGCAAACGGGTCGACCCGGGCGATGAGATTTCGATGGCCAAGCATGCCTATCGGCTGCACTACACCCCCACGGATCTCGGTGCCAACGGTCCCCCTCCAGCCGACGAAACCGAATTCTCGTCGATCATGGGGAAATCGCTGCTCGATCGAGCTGGTCTTGCTCGCAAAGCAGCGCCGATGCCAGGGCGCTATAACCCATCGAACGACGCCGCTGGACAAATGCGCAAGCGAACCGACGACTAG
- a CDS encoding Dabb family protein codes for MLAHMVYFALKDRSQAAIDKLVADCKKYLTDHPGTVFFAAGTLVSDLTRPVNQVDFDVALHVVFADRAAHDAYQTAPRHLEFIASNKENWDRVRVFDSYAD; via the coding sequence ATGCTCGCTCACATGGTTTACTTTGCCCTGAAAGATCGCAGCCAAGCCGCCATCGATAAGTTGGTGGCCGATTGCAAGAAGTATCTTACCGATCACCCAGGAACGGTTTTCTTTGCTGCTGGCACCTTGGTGTCCGACCTCACACGTCCAGTGAACCAGGTCGATTTCGACGTCGCTTTGCACGTTGTGTTTGCCGACCGCGCAGCCCACGACGCCTACCAAACTGCGCCACGTCATCTCGAGTTCATTGCCTCGAATAAAGAGAACTGGGATCGCGTGCGGGTCTTCGATTCGTATGCCGACTAA
- a CDS encoding sulfatase, which translates to MHRLFASLAMLALLCCCNVVLADPATRARPNVVILLSDDQAYTDYGFMGHPQITTPHLDQLAKESLTFTRGYVPTSLCRPSLMTLLTGRYAHDHLVTGNDPSPGTNRAEILQHIQRLKVLPAILREQGYKTLQTGKWWEGSPELGGFTSAMTHGDPKRGGRHGDEGLKIGRQGIQPIKDFLDSTGKEPFFIWYAPMLPHTPHNPPEEWIAKYRGKNNSVHVDRYHAMCSWWDHTCGEVLAELKNRKLEENTIVVYLCDNGWIQDPIAPKYAPRSKRSPNEGGVRTPIMLKWPGHITPRFDQTTLASSIDVVPTLLRALQLDVPKDLPGIDLVSLREGQNRPGNALFGEIFEHDIPDVTKAHPGLMYRWCIQDTWKLIVSADGKSVELYDLKSDPGETKNLAAAAPDRVQAMLTLLDRWWK; encoded by the coding sequence ATGCACCGTCTATTCGCATCGCTAGCGATGCTGGCCTTGCTCTGCTGCTGCAACGTTGTTCTGGCTGATCCAGCCACAAGAGCGCGTCCCAATGTGGTGATCCTGCTTTCCGACGATCAGGCCTACACCGATTATGGTTTCATGGGGCATCCGCAGATTACCACCCCTCATCTCGATCAACTCGCCAAAGAAAGCCTCACCTTCACACGGGGCTATGTCCCGACGAGTCTCTGTCGTCCGAGCCTGATGACGCTGCTGACTGGCCGCTATGCACACGATCATCTCGTGACAGGCAACGATCCCTCTCCAGGGACCAATCGCGCAGAGATCTTGCAGCACATCCAGCGGCTGAAGGTTTTGCCAGCGATCCTGCGAGAGCAAGGCTACAAGACGCTGCAAACCGGCAAATGGTGGGAAGGCTCGCCCGAACTCGGAGGCTTTACCTCGGCGATGACCCACGGTGATCCGAAGCGTGGTGGTCGGCATGGCGATGAGGGGCTGAAAATTGGTCGTCAGGGAATTCAGCCGATCAAAGACTTTCTCGATAGTACGGGCAAAGAGCCCTTCTTCATTTGGTATGCCCCGATGCTGCCGCACACACCCCACAATCCGCCGGAAGAATGGATTGCCAAGTATCGCGGCAAGAATAACTCCGTGCATGTCGATCGCTATCATGCGATGTGCAGTTGGTGGGACCATACCTGCGGCGAAGTGCTGGCTGAACTGAAAAACCGCAAGCTCGAGGAGAACACGATCGTTGTCTATTTGTGCGACAACGGCTGGATTCAAGATCCGATCGCGCCGAAGTATGCGCCGCGTAGTAAGCGCTCGCCCAACGAAGGTGGTGTTCGCACGCCGATCATGCTGAAGTGGCCGGGTCATATCACACCACGCTTCGATCAAACGACGCTCGCTTCGAGCATCGACGTGGTACCCACACTGCTCCGAGCACTTCAGCTCGACGTACCCAAGGATCTACCTGGGATCGATCTCGTGAGCCTTCGCGAGGGGCAGAATCGCCCGGGAAATGCCTTGTTTGGCGAGATTTTCGAGCACGACATTCCCGATGTCACCAAAGCACATCCGGGGCTCATGTATCGCTGGTGCATTCAAGATACTTGGAAGCTCATCGTCTCTGCCGATGGCAAGTCGGTCGAGCTTTATGATCTGAAGAGCGACCCCGGCGAGACAAAAAATTTGGCCGCAGCAGCGCCCGATCGAGTGCAGGCGATGCTGACGCTGCTCGATCGCTGGTGGAAGTAG
- a CDS encoding carbon storage regulator produces the protein MLVLTRKLQQQIKIGDNIVLTILKVKGQTVRVGIEAPRDVHVVRSELPPEGAAGKSSETSESESTSGPIIAELTLTLSDDESESDTSSEDGSGKVGRTVQHAAATPRLPQRKAFNRYARPPIKVGSLPSSLAIAK, from the coding sequence ATGCTAGTGCTCACCCGCAAACTCCAACAGCAGATCAAAATCGGCGACAACATTGTTCTCACCATCTTGAAGGTGAAGGGGCAAACGGTTCGCGTTGGTATCGAAGCTCCTCGCGATGTGCATGTGGTTCGTAGCGAACTTCCACCAGAAGGTGCGGCTGGTAAATCGAGCGAAACCTCGGAGAGTGAAAGCACTAGCGGACCGATCATCGCCGAACTGACCCTCACCTTGAGCGACGACGAATCCGAGAGCGACACCAGCAGCGAAGATGGCAGTGGCAAGGTTGGCAGAACGGTCCAGCATGCAGCAGCAACTCCACGCCTGCCGCAGCGGAAGGCGTTTAATCGCTATGCACGTCCGCCGATCAAGGTCGGCTCGCTTCCTAGCTCGCTCGCTATCGCCAAGTAG
- a CDS encoding TIGR01212 family radical SAM protein (This family includes YhcC from E. coli K-12, an uncharacterized radical SAM protein.), giving the protein MNIGENPSIGDPAWRADGLRYHAYNFFLRQKFGARVQKVSIDAGFTCPNVDGTVAVGGCTFCDNRSFSPSRRVRRRDVLEQINDGISRLKMRYVCDQFIAYFQPATNTYGEVSKLRALYERALEHPQVVGMAIGTRPDAVPDDVLDLLTEIGQRTYLSVEYGMQTMHDRSLDWMNRGHHHDAMIDAIARSQNRGFEICAHLILGLPGESHDDMVDSAKEVARLGLDAVKIHNLYAVHHTKLADQVAAGEVQLMGLDDYIQTLIDCLEVLPPSMIVERISGDAPPDYFIGPDWCLDKPAVLKKLKEELERRDTWQGKFAANSQPLSTP; this is encoded by the coding sequence ATGAATATCGGCGAAAACCCCTCGATTGGCGATCCGGCTTGGCGTGCCGACGGTTTGCGCTACCATGCGTATAACTTCTTTCTCCGACAGAAGTTCGGTGCACGCGTTCAAAAGGTGAGCATCGACGCGGGCTTCACTTGCCCCAATGTCGACGGAACGGTGGCGGTTGGTGGCTGCACGTTCTGCGACAACCGCAGTTTCAGCCCCAGTCGACGCGTCCGTCGGCGCGACGTTTTGGAGCAGATTAACGATGGCATCAGCCGTCTGAAAATGCGTTATGTCTGCGATCAATTCATCGCCTACTTCCAGCCAGCCACCAACACCTATGGCGAAGTGAGCAAATTACGGGCACTTTATGAGCGGGCTCTCGAGCATCCACAAGTGGTTGGCATGGCGATTGGCACACGCCCCGATGCTGTTCCCGACGACGTGCTCGACCTGCTCACCGAGATTGGTCAGCGGACCTATCTTTCGGTCGAATACGGCATGCAAACGATGCACGATCGTTCGCTCGACTGGATGAATCGTGGCCATCACCACGATGCAATGATCGACGCCATTGCGCGAAGCCAAAATCGAGGTTTTGAGATCTGTGCCCACCTGATTCTGGGCCTTCCTGGTGAATCGCACGACGACATGGTTGATTCCGCCAAGGAAGTGGCGCGGCTGGGGCTCGACGCCGTGAAAATCCACAACCTCTACGCCGTCCATCACACCAAATTAGCCGACCAGGTAGCCGCCGGCGAAGTGCAGTTGATGGGTCTCGACGACTACATCCAAACCCTCATCGACTGCTTGGAAGTCCTTCCGCCATCGATGATTGTGGAGCGGATCAGCGGCGATGCACCTCCCGACTACTTCATCGGCCCCGATTGGTGCCTCGATAAGCCGGCTGTTCTCAAAAAACTCAAAGAAGAGCTCGAGCGCCGCGACACTTGGCAAGGAAAGTTTGCCGCGAATTCGCAGCCTCTCTCGACCCCCTAG